TCAGATGATGAAGACCAAGAGCAAAGTGGTTTATTGCCAAATATGAAAGTTAACGATACTCTAGTAAATTCATACATTACAGCAACAGAGCGCTTTACAAGACCTCCAGCAAGATACACAGAAGCTGCATTGGTTAAAAAGTTAGAAGAGCTTGGTATAGGTAGACCATCTACATACGCACCAACAATTACCACAATACAAAACAGGAAGTATATAGAAAAAGGAACTGTAGATGGCGTAGAAAGAGATTATGCCAAACTACAACTTAAAAATAATAAGGTTTCAGAAAAAACTATGACTGAAACTGTAGGAAGCGACAAAGGAAAACTTGTACCTACAGATGTAGGTATGGTTGTAAATGATTTCCTTGTACAACACTTCTCCTCTATTCTTGATTACAACTTCACTGCAAAAGTTGAAGAAGACTTTGATGATATTGCAGATGGTAATGAAAAATGGAAAGATATGATGAAAGACTTTTACAAAGACTTTCATCCTAAAGTAAAAGATGTTGCAGAAAATGCAGAACGAGAGGTAGGAGAACGCATACTTGGGAAAGACCCTAAAACAGGAAAGCCTGTAAGTGTACGCTTAGGTAAGTTTGGACCAATGGTTCAAATTGGCTCTGTAGAAGATGAAGAAAAACCATTATTTGCAAGTTTAGGACCAAATCAATCCTTACAAAGTATCACGTATGAAGAAGCTATGGATTTATTTCAGCTTCCAAAAGAAATTGGCGAATATAACGGCGAAAAAGTTGAAGTAAACAATGGGCGCTTTGGTCCTTATGTTAGATACGGAAAAACATTTGTTTCTTTAGACAAAGGAGAAGACCCACTAGATGTCTCTATGGATCGTGCTTTAGAACTCATTAAAGCAAAAGAAAAAGCAGACGCGCCAATTTATCATTATGAAGATTTGCCAGTTCAAAAAGGTGTTGGTCGTTTTGGCCCGTACATTAAGTGGAATGGTATGTTTATTAATGTAAATAAGAAATATGACTTTGACAATCTAACTAATGATGACATAGTAGAGCTTATTGAAATTAAAAAACAGAAAGAAATAGATAAGGTTGTTCACAACTGGGAAGATGAAGGCATACGCGTTGAAAAAGCGCGTTGGGGAAGACATAATATTATACAAGGAAAAATAAAGGTTGAAATTCCTAAAACTGTCGATGCTCAAAAGCTTACCTTAGAGAAGGCCCAAGAATATATTGAAAAAAAGAAGCCTAAGAAAAAAGCTACTAAAAAGAAAACTACAGCTAAGAAGAAAACAGCTACAAAAAAGAAGACAACAACTAAGAAAAAGTAGTTAATAAATGACAAAGTTCAATTTTATGAAATCTCTAGATTTCTGTTAAAACTTTGTACATTTAGAGTTTTCTAAAAATCGAATATTTTATGAGTCTTGAGGTTCTAAAACCTGTAAGTAAAAATGTACTTGCTCACAAAACGTTGTTGCATGAACATACAATTGGTAACGCTATAAAAATCCATAGTCAACAAGAAGGACTACCTTCTCTTGCAAACGTAAACATTGCAATTTTTGGAGTTTTAGATAGCAGAAAAACTCAAGACTATTTAGGACAAGAATTTGATTTTGATGAAATTAGAACATCCTTCTATGAGCTATTTCCTGGAAATTGGCATCTAAATATTGCAGATTTAGGAGATTTAGAAAAAGGACACTCTGTAGAAGATACTTATGCAGCAGTAACTGCTATCACAAAAACACTTTTAAAGCAAAACATTATCCCAATAATTTTGGGTGGCGGCCAAGATTTGGTATATGCTCAATACCGTGCATATGACAATGAGGAGTATATGGTTAACCTAGTTAATGTAGACGCTCACTTTGATTTAGGAAACGCAGACGAGTCTATGGACAATCGCTCTTTCATGAGTAAGATAGTTATAGACAAGCCTTACAATCTCTTTAATTACTCAAACATAGGTTACCAAACCTATTATAACGCTCAAGAAGAAATAGATTTAATAGAACGCCTTTATTTTGACGCAATACGTCTTGGCGAAGCAACTCACGACATAAAAACAGTTGAACCTGTTATGAGAGATGCCAATATTGTTTCGGTTGATATTTCTTCATTAAATGCTTCGAGTTTAGGAAGCCATTCACACAAATACCCAAATGGATTTGATGGAAGGGAAATTTGCAGTATTACAAGATATGCTGGCTTAAGCGATAAAGTTAGCTCGTTTAGTATTTGTGAGTTACAGGGCAAGACACAAAATGAAACTTCAGCAATGCTGGTAGCACAAATGCTATGGTATTTTATTGAAGGTGTAACATTTAGAAGAAATGAACATACTATTTCAGCGAAAAAAGAGTTTATAAAATATCAAGTTCCTATTGACGAGGAGATCTTGGTTTTTTATAAAAGTCCGTTGTCTGAAAGATGGTGGATTGAAATTCCATTTTTTTCAGACATTGATACTAAATTGAATAGAAGCACGTTATTACCTTGCAATCAGCAAGATTATTTAGAGGCGTGCAACCAAAATATTCCACAAAGATGGTGGAAAGCTCGTCAAAAGAATGAATTGTAGATTAAACGTATAATAAACTAAATATCAGATTAAGGTTTTTTTAACTTATTTAATTGGTTTTTTGAAATTAATTAGATAGGTTTACGGCCTTGATTTAACAACAACTTAACCTAAACGTAGTTATGAAGAAAGTTTTAATGCTTTTTGCTTGTGTCGCATTCCTTGCAAGTTGCGGAAACGGAGATCGTGGACAGCTTGTAGGCGCCAAAGGAAAACGATGGCATCCTGAAAAGCCTTATGGAATGACAACTGTATCTGGAGGATCATTTATCATGGGTAAATCTGATGATGATATTGCAGCCCTTAAAAACGCACCTACTAAAACTGTTACAGTACGTTCATTTTATATGGATGAAACTGAAATCACTAACTCAGA
This region of Croceibacter atlanticus HTCC2559 genomic DNA includes:
- the topA gene encoding type I DNA topoisomerase → MAKNLVIVESPAKAKTIEKYLGKDYKVESSYGHIADLPSKELGVDVEGDFSPKYVVSKDKKDVVRKLKKLAKDAETVWLASDEDREGEAIAWHLFEELDLKSESTKRIVFSEITKTAIERAIKNPRGINYNLVNAQQARRILDRLVGYEISPILWRKVKGGLSAGRVQSVSVRLIVEREREILDFSPVGSYRVDAEFKTEDGASFKAKLPKNFDTKEDAEAFLKDNLNADFKVGDLTKKPAKKSPAPPFTTSTLQQEASRKLYYSVSKTMTMAQRLYEAGMITYMRTDSVNLSDQAKKGAEKEIKKAYGDNFHKSRNYKGKSKGAQEAHEAIRPTDFSKHTISGDSDQVRLYELIWKRAIASQMSDAQLERTNVKVEANTHDKQFTANGEMIKFEGFLKVYLEGSDDEDQEQSGLLPNMKVNDTLVNSYITATERFTRPPARYTEAALVKKLEELGIGRPSTYAPTITTIQNRKYIEKGTVDGVERDYAKLQLKNNKVSEKTMTETVGSDKGKLVPTDVGMVVNDFLVQHFSSILDYNFTAKVEEDFDDIADGNEKWKDMMKDFYKDFHPKVKDVAENAEREVGERILGKDPKTGKPVSVRLGKFGPMVQIGSVEDEEKPLFASLGPNQSLQSITYEEAMDLFQLPKEIGEYNGEKVEVNNGRFGPYVRYGKTFVSLDKGEDPLDVSMDRALELIKAKEKADAPIYHYEDLPVQKGVGRFGPYIKWNGMFINVNKKYDFDNLTNDDIVELIEIKKQKEIDKVVHNWEDEGIRVEKARWGRHNIIQGKIKVEIPKTVDAQKLTLEKAQEYIEKKKPKKKATKKKTTAKKKTATKKKTTTKKK
- a CDS encoding formimidoylglutamase: MSLEVLKPVSKNVLAHKTLLHEHTIGNAIKIHSQQEGLPSLANVNIAIFGVLDSRKTQDYLGQEFDFDEIRTSFYELFPGNWHLNIADLGDLEKGHSVEDTYAAVTAITKTLLKQNIIPIILGGGQDLVYAQYRAYDNEEYMVNLVNVDAHFDLGNADESMDNRSFMSKIVIDKPYNLFNYSNIGYQTYYNAQEEIDLIERLYFDAIRLGEATHDIKTVEPVMRDANIVSVDISSLNASSLGSHSHKYPNGFDGREICSITRYAGLSDKVSSFSICELQGKTQNETSAMLVAQMLWYFIEGVTFRRNEHTISAKKEFIKYQVPIDEEILVFYKSPLSERWWIEIPFFSDIDTKLNRSTLLPCNQQDYLEACNQNIPQRWWKARQKNEL